One segment of Clavelina lepadiformis chromosome 2, kaClaLepa1.1, whole genome shotgun sequence DNA contains the following:
- the LOC143446838 gene encoding uncharacterized protein LOC143446838 isoform X9 yields the protein MSYGYGRSGHSPVHPLFGGHAAKKSSVSALPALNLDPSVPLSAKQIPAPEKPDYDRFHGPQGPMYNVHMVRDAYGQPREVVYPVDYYDDDVDPRYMEMAPGYQMMSPMAQFDPALAMNTPMDMNYPGYGQEEFVMQEKVDPEMEGEVPMDSEIVYTDLEDDSDLFFVDEKPEKKGPKTDAEHQGGIMEWLSKPSSKPYISKERQEYEARMAAREEAGSSSSSFENLSEEDFDKAFPADISQTPTLIPKWKRKRMEREKKKLEAKSEPANPVETLTSKLSEDEGEIKKDNVEIPQSDAVKIAPAHSVINLAKEDLAAAAATETNESPHSFMAAVKGSLEYQPEEEFEESFKAVKNQRKTNTNMYKYGNGFPSSKASLGKPGSSLAKLGPLMPIQPSMSQAPYLKQKKNGKVSIHNASRNAQSSAIQAAKQELAAAAMAESMSQPYLVEYDPRYMAFENSYPDDFRAGYFPPQQASSLAKLGPLMPIPPSAGKYGREKKKGKEPMSILDAARAAQATSVISLAKGELAAVEAAKEMGFKNVPYGSVAMDYQPEYENVAMDYQPEFDPYGSNYDNAFLRNSYLPEKSGSSLSKLGSLVPIPPSAKRSSYSVGKMKGKEEISLLDAAKNAQATSVIKLAKEELAATETLREMEKYHAQCGIRAQGIDSAMPPYSPSMEKAANSELPSSSTRQQSDDKSGKKKKKKKKKKKKPELKPLPPLKPPPQCFLQRAPDGTIIPPPKRLEPREPLFMNDQIPFVEDFGFDPIKISPKPSDIKAPHPPYMGGLPIGKRPFGYHLKNPRLPPLNIPESLKVDEPSITMSMVPPYQARPLSPPFSLEKDDFFKDFKEPLSGFKDDKKEDQEDPSCTQEQQMRSSPELSKTELMSKEKENLNSFSSSKPKNELDASDKELETNSFSRRENKNKSSSASHPGPSKVDQQDAVYCKQLIQGFEEAMEQKMLKLQTLMEQSEKKIEKQSAQNSKTWTEKFVEFQKSLEGLKLTSKKQLDSMYKDWYKENGYGSHGKSMDEDEIDSSIDKVKDNKSGPGEEKSLDGIKPEADDLKLSLKQDEEPEEKKELQNEAKITYEEWCKRKQDWQEEYNRMGYDVMGQKFLDEYWEDFHKKYGDFPKEENKEMSESTELNSWDLPTPPGENPDADDTDNDIEDIFAFDAKSEKEENKKKSEDSKVNSWDLPTPPVENRVANDTDNDIEDILASDAKSKKEENKKKSEDSKVNSCDLSTPTAENPVANDIDTDIEDILASDAKSKKEENKKKSEDSKVNSCDLSTPTAENQVANDIDTDIEDILASDAKSEKETDKSFVSIPTEKIRKETVYQGHTIVAYVKKPGTGIHRPEPECELSGLSLSDGIERKTDKIEKEELEGQKEEQKQEEKAEIAVEEEKELEGQNKELEEEKKPAETEKASELLGKVKTEEVSLDNTNLSEEDKMKNNDQTVGEEKIEKEQTSTTAPETKLAEQKAECSYTSPAMKHFITQGNGDNSAPKTQEESIVIRRQKRAPWWKKVKVEFRSVFMLQQEEDEMESVTLAELTKRQEIKHKKKMDKIHGKEELRQAKRKEKEQKKLRKSEKKEEKARNKEKKKDKKMKKREARLKRDVAEQQMYKFYTDSLQRAKRLRKESKRAGKRKAKREKKERKARDKTKKAVEKVQKKVDAIKHKQEKKENRKKNEEDKYRRKLEKAGYNEEKVKEKMALKEEEMKEKLERKQRELELKDNENTKKIKRAWFKLGKKYEKKHIDLEEKKKKIAEKHAKKEKNWALNLENRRGKNAMTELEKKGKRITKLIKKERKDAKKEMTIWKKAEKKKLKEESKEIKKEDKVKNKKQKKVKKRQEWALKIEKDYDSTSLEDFEENMTKLELDGKMEKTANSNDEDVEQKGDACMSMEARMKKSYGILKQERKQIWLTKRAQEKKRMQKTHEVVASNEKQSKQKSEDSKVNSCDLPTPPVENQVTNDTDNVIEDILASDAKSEKEENKKKSEDSKVNSCDLPTPPVENPVENDIDTDMEDISASDAKSEKETDKSFVSIPTVKIRKETVSGSHKFVPNTKKSRAGIHRPEPECEHSDLSLSDYIDRQKEKVEKAEWKRKNIEQSTQTAAEEEKELECGDAEAKKASKLLEKETTEVVSLDDTNLSEEEKVKNNDQTVGERKSKKQKTSLTVPKIRLAEQKPECSYTSPMMNHFFTQGYGDNNASKTNEEIVVIQRPNRKPLLEKVKVELRPVIILQQEEDEMESSTLVEPSKAEKLKNKKKMARIGRKEKLRESSPQDFKENVSELESSDTCMTVGEHMKNNYEDLKKKRRQVLPARGVHKKKMLPTELSVQNERLGNNISNEQSFETMSDSESPQLCSNAEICKPSRASYTAEWLQKHHLTSKGTTSAVRETQEQHMSFNKFMALLGNLTDKIDYLIKEIKKNSEKHTPDLTNFHDCNEKLEEIIEKANKKVYMHAFNNMMKYNYNQKYFLELLQSVKENAMKYAYGKFYGGYVYKSEDNKVTLKKLQRSTIFNEAFYLDINFYKIPTPTKTSYTSYPYMEQNACKKPMSLLSFDSDSTESKKSGTNQSWTRELRNCLCCTSC from the exons ATGAGTTACGGATACGGACGTTCAGGTCATTCTCCG GTTCACCCATTGTTTGGAGGTCATGCAGCAAAAAAATCATCTGTGTCCGCCTTGCCAGCG TTGAATCTTGACCCAAGTGTGCCACTTTCAGCAAAGCAAATACCAGCACCG GAAAAACCAGACTATGATCGATTTCATGGACCACAAGGACCGATGTATAATGTGCACATGGTGCGGGATGCATATGGTCAACCAAGAGAAGTGGTTTATCCTGTGGACTACTAT gATGATGATGTAGACCCAAGATACATGGAGATGGCACCTGGATATCAG aTGATGTCTCCAATGGCTCAATTTGATCCTGCATTGGCCATG AACACCCCGATGGACATGAATTATCCTGGGTATGGACAAGAAGAGTTTGTGATGCAAGAAAAGGTGGATCCAGAAATGGAG GGTGAAGTTCCCATGGATAGTGAAATTGTTTACACGGATTTAGAAGATGATagtgatttgttttttgtggACGAAAAGCCG gAAAAGAAAGGTCCAAAAACTGATGCA GAGCATCAAGGGGGAATAATGGAATGG ctTTCAAAACCATCATCTAAACCGTATATCAGTAAAGAGAGACAGGAATACGAAGCTCGT ATGGCTGCTCGGGAAGAAGCCGGATCATCATCTTCTTccttt GAGAATCTTTCTGAGGAGGACTTTGATAAAGCTTTTCCAGCAGATATATCTCAAACACCAACCTTAATACCAaaatggaaaagaaaaagaatggAAAGGGAAAAGAAGAAGTTAGAAGCCAAAAGTGAACCTGCAAACCCTGTGGAAACTTTG ACAAGTAAGCTTTCGGAAGATGAGGGtgaaataaagaaagataATGTTGAG atACCTCAGTCGGATGCTGTAAAAATTGCACCAGCACACTCAGTCATTAAT CTTGCAAAAGAAGACTTGGCTGCTGCAGCAGCAACAGAAACAAATGAAAGTCCTCATTCATTTatggcg gCTGTTAAAGGCTCTCTGGAATATCAACCTGAG GAGGAATTTGAGGAATCCTTCAAGGCTGTAAAAAAT CAAAGAAAAACGAATACAAATATGTACAAATATGGAAATGGTTTTCCATCCAGCAAGGCTTCACTGGGAAAACCAGGATCAAGTCTCGCTAAATTGGGACCACTGATGCCGATTCAACCTTCG ATGAGCCAAGCTCCATATTTGAAGCAGAAGAAGAACGGAAAG GTCTCCATTCATAATGCTTCAAGAAATGCTCAATCTTCTGCTATACAG GCTGCAAAACAGGAGCTTGCAGCTGCAGCCATGGCGGAGAGCATGTCTCAGCCTTATCTTGTAGAG taCGATCCTCGTTATATGGCTTTTGAAAACTCATACCCTGATGATTTCAGAGCTGGTTATTTTCCCCCACAACAAGCTTCTAGCTTAGCAAAACTCGGGCCTCTGATGCCTATTCCACCTTCG GCAGGAAAATATGGGCGAGAAAAGAAGAAAGGGAAGGAACCG ATGTCTATTTTGGATGCAGCAAGAGCTGCTCAAGCTACTTCAGTAATCAGT CTTGCAAAAGGAGAGCTAGCTGCTGTGGAAGCCGCTAAGGAAATGGGTTTTAAAAATGTACCG taTGGAAGTGTTGCTATGGATTACCAACCTGAG tatGAGAATGTTGCTATGGATTACCAACCTGAG tTTGATCCATACGGAAGCAATTATGACAACGCATTTTTGAGAAATTCCTATTTGCCAGAAAAAAGTGGATCAAGTTTGTCGAAACTTGGCAGTCTTGTTCCTATTCCACCTTCG GCAAAAAGATCTTCATATAGTGTTGGTAAAATGAAAGGAAAGGAAGAG atcTCTCTTCTTGATGCTGCAAAAAATGCTCAAGCAACATCTGTTATTAAG CTCGCAAAAGAAGAGTTAGCTGCTACAGAAACACTTCGGGAAATGGAAAAATATCATGCACAA TGTGGAATTAGAGCTCAAGGAATTGATTCTGCAATGCCACCATATTCTCCTTCAATGGAAAAG gcTGCTAACTCAGAACTACCATCAAGCTCAACTCGGCAACAATCTGATGACAAATCTGGCAAAAAA aaaaagaagaagaaaaaaaagaaaaagaagccTGAATTAAAACCG CTTCCTCCTTTGAAACCTCCACCACAatgctttttgcaacgtgctCCAGATGGCACAATAATTCCCCCTCCAAAAAGGCTAGAACCACGTGAACCATTGTTTATGAACGATCAAATACCCTTTGTGGAAGACTTTGGGTTTGACCCTATCAAAATTAGTCCGAAACCATCAGATATTAAGGCGCCTCATCCACCATACATGGGTGGTCTGCCTATTGGAAAACGCCCTTTTGGGTACCATTTAAAAAATCCACGACTTCCGCCTCTTAATATCCCG GAATCATTAAAAGTAGACGAACCGTCAATAACCATGTCAATGGTGCCACCATACCAA GCACGACCACTATCACCACCATTTTCATTGGAAAAAGACGATTTTTTTAAGGATTTCAAG GAACCCTTGTCCGGTTTTAAGGATGACAAGAAAGAGGACCAGGAAGATCCAAGTTGTACACAAGAACAACAAATG CGATCTAGTCCAGAACTTAGTAAAACAGAGCTGATGTCAAAGgagaaagaaaatttgaaCTCGTTTTCTTCGTCAAAGCCTAAG AATGAGCTTGATGCATCAGACAAAGAACTGGAGACAAACAGTTTTTCCAGGAGAGAGAACAAAAACAAGTCATCGTCTGCTTCTCATCCCGGACCTTCTAAAGTAGATCAG CAGGATGCTGTTTACTGCAAACAACTCATCCAAGGTTTCGAGGAAGCAATGgagcaaaaaatgttaaagctgCAAACTCTTATGGAGCAATCTgagaaaaaaatagaaaaacagTCTGCCCAAAACTCGAAAACCTGG ACTGAAAAGTTTGTTGAGTTTCAAAAATCACTGGAAGGACTTAAATTGACAAGCAAAAAGCAGTTG GATTCAATGTATAAAGATTGGTATAAAGAAAATGGTTATGGAAGTCATGGAAAATCAATG GATGAAGATGAAATTGATAGTTCCATAGACAAAGTCAAG GATAACAAATCAGGACCAGGCGAAGAGAAATCTCTTGATGGGATAAAACCTGAAGCAGACGACCTAAAACTAAGCCTAAAACAG GATGAAGAGCCAGAAGAAAAGAAGGAACTGCAAAACGAAGCCAAAATTACCTATGAGGAATGG TGCAAGCGCAAACAAGACTGGCAGGAAGAATATAACAGAATGGGCTATGATGTTATGGGTCAAAAGTTTTtg GATGAATATTGGGaagattttcataaaaaatacgGTGACTTTCCAAAG GAGGAAAATAAAGAGATGTCTGAAAGCACAGAGCTCAACTCATGGGATCTTCCAACTCCACCTGGTGAAAATCCGGATGCAGATGACACTGACAATGATATTGaagatatttttgcatttgatGCCAAGTCAGAAAag GaggaaaataaaaagaagTCTGAAGACTCAAAAGTCAACTCATGGGACCTTCCAACTCCACCTGTGGAAAATCGAGTGGCAAATGACACTGACAATGACATTGAAGATATTTTAGCATCTGATGCCAAGTCAAAaaag GaggaaaataaaaagaagTCTGAAGACTCAAAAGTTAACTCATGTGACCTTTCAACTCCAACTGCTGAAAATCCAGTGGCAAATGACATTGACACTGATATTGAAGATATTTTAGCATCTGATGCCAAGTCAAAaaag GaggaaaataaaaagaagTCTGAAGACTCAAAAGTCAACTCATGTGACCTTTCAACTCCAACTGCTGAAAATCAAGTGGCAAATGACATTGACACTGATATTGAAGATATTCTCGCATCTGATGCCAAATCAGAAAAG GAAACAGACAAATCATTTGTTTCCATTCCCACAGAA AAAATTCGAAAGGAAACTGTCTACCAGGGACACACGATTGTGGCTTATGTTAAAAAACCCGGCACTGGAATACACCGACCAGAACCG GAATGTGAACTCTCTGGCCTTTCTCTCTCG GATGGCATAGAAAGAAAGACAgataaaatagaaaaagag GAATTGGAAGGACAAAAGGAAGAGCAAAAACAAGAGGAGAAAGCTGAAATAGCTGTCGAAGAAGAAAAG GAACTGGAAGGACAAAACAAAGAACTAGAAGAAGAGAAGAAACCTGCCGAAACAGAAAAG GCAAGTGAATTGTTGGGAAAGGTGAAAACTGAAGAAGTGTCACTTGATAATACTAATTTGTCAGAAGAAGATAAAATGAAGAACAATGATCAG ACTGTTGGTGAAGAAAAAATCGAAAAAGAACAGACTTCAACAACAGCTCCAGAAACAAAATTAGCGGAGCAAAAG GCGGAGTGCAGCTACACCAGTCCAGCGATGAAGCATTTTATTACCCAGGGAAATGGAGACAATAGTGCACCAAAGACACAAGAA gaAAGTATAGTAATACGAAGACAAAAAAGAGCACCTTGGTGGAAGAAGGTCAAAGTAGAATTCCGATCTGTCTTCATGTTGCAACAGGAAGAAGATGAGATGGAATCGGTCACTTTAGCGGAGCTAACCAAACGCCAGGAAATAAAGCATAAGAAAAAAATGGATAAAATTCATGGGAAAGAAGAGTTAAGGCAGGCAAAGAGAAAAGAAAAGGAACAAAAGAAACTTAGAAAAAGCGAAAAGAAGGAGGAAAAGGCACgcaataaagaaaagaaaaaagacaaaaaaatgaaaaagagaGAAGCACGATTAAAAAGGGATGTTGCAGAGCAGCAAATGTATAAGTTCTATACTGACTCTTTACAAAGAGCCAAAAGGTTACGCAAAGAAAGTAAAAGAGCTGGCAAAAGGAAAGCAAAAAGGGAAAAAAAGGAACGGAAGGCTAGggataaaactaaaaaagcaGTAGAAAAGGTTCAAAAAAAGGTGGACGCGATAAAACATAAgcaagaaaagaaagaaaatagaaaaaagaaTGAGGAGGATAAGTACAGGAGAAAGTTGGAAAAGGCAGGTTACAATGAAGAgaaagttaaagaaaaaatgGCTCTCAAGGAAGAGGAGATGAAAGAAAAGTTAGAACGTAAACAGCGAGAGCTAGAATTGAAAGATAATGAAAACACCAAGAAAATTAAAAGGGCTTGGTTTAAGCTTGGGAAGAAGtatgaaaaaaaacatattgATTTAGAagagaagaagaaaaaaatcgCAGAAAAGCATGCtaagaaggaaaaaaattgggctttaaatttagaaaaccGTCGAGGAAAAAATGCAATGACAGAATTGGAAAAGAAAGGAAAGAGGATTACAAAGTTGATAAAAAAGGAGAGGAAAGATGCTAAAAAAGAAATGACGATTTGGAAGAAggctgaaaagaaaaaactgaAAGAAGAAAGCAAAGAGATCAAGAAAGAAGATAAGgttaaaaataagaaacaaaagaaGGTTAAAAAGAGacaa GAATGGGCTTTGAAGATTGAGAAAGACTACGACTCCACTTCACTTGAAGACTTTGAGGAAAATATGACCAAGTTGGAATTG GATGGAAAAATGGAGAAAACAGCAAATTCAAATGATGAAGATGTTGAACAAAAG GGCGATGCTTGCATGTCAATGGAGGCACGTATGAAAAAAAGTTATGGAATTTTAAAACAGGAG CGAAAGCAAATTTGGCTTACAAAGAGGGCACAGGAAAAGAAAAGGATGCAAAAAACCCATGAGGTCGTTGCAAGCAATGAG AAGCAAAGTAAACAGAAGTCTGAAGACTCAAAAGTCAACTCATGTGACCTTCCAACTCCACCTGTGGAAAATCAAGTGACAAATGACACTGACAATGTTATTGAAGATATTTTAGCATCTGATGCCAAATCGgaaaag GaggaaaataaaaagaagTCTGAAGACTCAAAAGTCAACTCATGTGACCTTCCAACTCCACCTGTGGAAAATCCAGTGGAAAATGACATTGACACTGATATGGAAGACATTTCAGCATCTGATGCCAAGTCAGAAAAG GAAACGGACAAATCATTTGTTTCCATTCCCACAGTA aaAATTCGAAAGGAAACTGTCTCCGGGAGTCACAAATTTGTGCCAAATACTAAAAAAAGTAGAGCTGGAATACACCGACCAGAACCG GAATGTGAACACTCTGACCTTTCTCTCTCG GATTACATAGATAGACAGAAagaaaaagtggaaaaagCG GAatggaaaagaaaaaacataGAGCAAAGTACTCAAACAGCTGCTGAAGAAGAAAAG GAATTGGAATGTGGAGACGCTGAAGCAAAAAAG GCAAGTAAATTATTGGAAAAGGAGACAACTGAAGTAGTGTCACTTGATGATACCAATTTAtcagaagaagaaaaagtgaagaACAATGATCAG ACTGTTGGTGaacgaaaaagtaaaaaacaaaagactTCATTAACAGTTCCGAAAATAAGATTAGCAGAGCAAAAg CCGGAATGCAGCTACACCAGTCCAATGATGAATCATTTTTTTACACAGGGATATGGAGACAATAATGCATCAAAGACAAATGAA gaAATTGTAGTAATACAAAGACCTAATAGAAAGCCTCTGTTGGAGAAGGTCAAAGTGGAATTGCGACCTGTCATCATATTGCAACAGGAAGAAGATGAGATGGAATCATCCACTTTAGTGGAACCTAGTAAAGCAGAAAAGTTAAAGAATAAGAAAAAAATGGCTAGAATTGGTAGAAAAGAAAAGTTAAGAGAGAGTTCACCTCAGGACTTTAAGGAAAATGTCAGCGAGCTGGAATCG AGTGATACTTGCATGACAGTTGGAGAACACATGAAAAACAATTATGAGGATTTAAAAAAGAAG CGAAGGCAAGTTTTGCCTGCAAGGGGAGTCCACAAAAAGAAGATGTTGCCAACTGAGTTGAGCGTGCAAAATGAGAGATTAGGAAACAACATAAGTAATGAG CAAAGTTTCGAAACTATGAGTGATAGTGAGTCACCACAACTTTGCAGTAACGCG GAAATTTGTAAGCCTTCCAGAGCAAGTTATACGGCGGAATGGTTACAAAAACATCATTTAACCAGCAAGGGCACCACATCTGCTGTAAGGGAAACACAAGAACAGCATATGAGTTTCAATAAATTCATGGCTCTACTTGGGAATTTAACTGACAAAATTGATTATCTCATAAAAGAGATTAAAAAG AATTCAGAAAAACATACACCTGACTTG ACAAATTTCCATGACTGCAATGAAAAATTAGAAGAAATAATTGAGAAGGCTAACAAGAAGGTGTAT aTGCATGCATTTAACAACATGATGAAATATAATTACAatcagaaatattttctgGAACTTCTTCAGTCAGTCAAAGAAAATGCTATG aaatatgCATACGGCAAATTTTACGGAGGTTATGTATATAAAAGTGAAGATAATAAGGTAacactaaaaaaattacaaagaaGTACAATTTTCAATGAAGCTTTTTATTTGgacattaatttttataag ATTCCCACCCCTACAAAAACCTCCTACACCTCCTACCCCTACATGGAACAAAATGCATGCAAAAAGCCAATGAGTTTATTGTCTTTTGACAGTGATTCAACTGAATCTAAAAAG tcTGGAACAAATCAGTCGTGGACACGAGAACTAAGAAATTGTTTGTGCTGCACAAGTTGCTAG